One window of the Desulforhopalus sp. genome contains the following:
- a CDS encoding sigma 54-interacting transcriptional regulator: MRREDIAFNLRQSILFKDVTDAEIESYAGGARVLTVQEGQYVYRQGDVSEVFFIIVAGTVELVLRREDGREKVVARIGMGGHFGETGILTDKPRSLSVRALSDLEIICFDKRLFRNTLLANARLHKQLDAILAERLRVAFLDQVETSSQGRRQNTSKSEADNVILFKDSSVSAITLRRIARRQQNDIRESKAARKTQAVIDQLAMGSSPFILTGEAGTGKLIIARQIHLQSKRADGQFCEVDLRDYEPLHLEQVLFGHEQSAYPFAQARQAGLFEQTANGTLVFTNIHLMNEDLQRKLVTILESGGYNHIDSNRQVAMQSRLVFVSASSLDYLRSSGQIIPELLTLIQGRHFHVPPLRNHKEDLPRLIVHYLERFSKEYGKKIYSVSPEILGILMNYDWPGNLTELSDVIRRAVMLAPGDEILADQILLGLPKTEGKWEFNILRISWIRKFLESRVFPRVPQVIIGCVLLITILFLFFGPSDPQANIGLTVGWYIGWPLMFFSFFFLARTWCSVCSLAVPGTILQNLIKPTRKTPLFIKNYSGWIMAVLCILVFWVEVVWDAYHKPYLTGGIILIITLGSILFSVLYSRRAWCRYLCPLGAVNAIFAMPSVVELRSNRHVCLNRCQNHSCFTGDGDVPGCPMFRHPYLVDNNRDCIMCAKCIKSCDNSSIQLNLRLAPEELWTLETPRRADSFLIVSLGAIFFPFALQSEFFQLINWIVAAAGNAGIQVPATFVGSLLFFALILVFQVGYSLMVNIQAHFAKIDKNLLVSLFGYGVIPLILGGYMALHLEFFVGGAGRIVPNIQALFDMKHSYDNLRLISVDSTEVLQILTVLGGLFASLYVTYKVTERTLAGGHVTSKILALPFTFLIILAALFMFIV, translated from the coding sequence ATGAGAAGAGAAGATATCGCATTCAATCTCCGCCAGTCCATCCTCTTCAAGGATGTCACTGACGCTGAGATCGAATCCTACGCAGGAGGCGCCCGGGTGCTGACTGTCCAGGAAGGCCAGTATGTATACCGGCAGGGCGATGTCAGCGAGGTGTTCTTTATCATTGTTGCCGGGACGGTTGAGCTGGTGTTGCGCCGTGAAGACGGGCGGGAAAAGGTTGTCGCCAGAATCGGCATGGGCGGTCATTTCGGCGAAACCGGTATCCTTACTGACAAGCCGCGCTCCCTGTCGGTACGGGCCCTTTCCGACCTTGAGATCATCTGTTTCGACAAACGCCTTTTCCGCAATACCCTGCTCGCTAATGCCCGGCTGCACAAGCAGCTTGATGCAATTCTCGCCGAACGGCTCCGGGTGGCCTTCCTTGATCAGGTAGAGACAAGCAGCCAAGGACGCCGCCAGAATACCAGCAAGTCGGAAGCGGATAACGTTATTTTGTTCAAGGATTCGAGTGTCTCGGCCATCACCCTGCGGCGAATTGCCAGGCGGCAGCAAAACGATATCCGCGAATCGAAGGCAGCCAGAAAGACCCAGGCGGTCATCGATCAGCTGGCCATGGGCAGTTCTCCCTTTATTCTTACCGGGGAGGCCGGTACCGGAAAACTGATTATCGCACGGCAAATCCATCTGCAGAGTAAAAGAGCCGATGGACAGTTTTGTGAAGTGGATTTAAGGGATTATGAACCTCTTCATCTCGAACAGGTATTGTTTGGCCATGAACAGAGTGCCTATCCTTTTGCCCAAGCCCGTCAGGCCGGATTGTTTGAGCAGACTGCCAACGGCACATTGGTCTTCACGAATATCCATTTGATGAACGAAGATTTGCAGAGAAAGCTTGTGACGATTCTCGAAAGCGGCGGCTACAATCACATAGACAGCAATCGTCAGGTGGCGATGCAGTCGCGGCTGGTTTTTGTCAGTGCCTCTTCCCTCGACTATTTGCGGAGTTCCGGGCAGATTATTCCCGAACTGCTGACCCTAATACAAGGCCGGCATTTTCATGTCCCGCCGCTTCGCAACCATAAGGAGGATCTGCCCCGTCTGATCGTCCATTACCTGGAGCGTTTTAGTAAGGAATACGGCAAGAAAATTTACAGTGTTTCTCCTGAAATACTTGGGATTTTGATGAATTATGATTGGCCTGGCAATCTGACCGAGCTTTCCGATGTTATTCGCCGGGCGGTGATGTTGGCGCCTGGCGATGAAATTCTTGCCGATCAGATTTTACTGGGATTGCCGAAGACGGAAGGTAAATGGGAATTCAATATCCTGCGTATCTCCTGGATCAGGAAATTTCTTGAAAGCCGGGTTTTCCCTCGGGTTCCGCAGGTCATTATCGGATGCGTGCTGCTGATAACCATCCTTTTTCTCTTCTTTGGACCATCCGATCCGCAGGCAAATATCGGGCTTACCGTTGGCTGGTATATCGGGTGGCCGCTGATGTTCTTCTCGTTCTTTTTCCTGGCCAGGACGTGGTGCAGTGTATGTTCGCTTGCCGTGCCGGGGACAATACTGCAAAACCTTATCAAACCGACGCGCAAGACGCCGCTATTTATCAAAAATTATTCCGGCTGGATCATGGCGGTGCTTTGTATCCTTGTTTTTTGGGTTGAGGTGGTCTGGGATGCCTACCACAAACCCTATCTGACCGGTGGAATCATTCTCATTATAACCTTGGGCTCTATCCTCTTCAGTGTCCTGTATTCCAGACGGGCCTGGTGCCGCTACCTCTGTCCTTTGGGAGCAGTGAACGCAATTTTTGCCATGCCGTCGGTTGTTGAACTGCGCTCGAACAGACATGTCTGTCTGAACCGTTGTCAAAATCACTCCTGTTTCACCGGTGATGGTGATGTTCCCGGCTGTCCGATGTTTCGGCATCCCTATCTTGTTGATAACAACAGGGATTGCATTATGTGCGCAAAGTGCATAAAGAGCTGTGATAACAGTTCAATCCAGCTGAATCTTCGTCTAGCGCCGGAAGAGCTATGGACCTTAGAGACACCACGGCGGGCCGACAGCTTTCTCATTGTTTCCCTGGGGGCAATTTTTTTCCCCTTTGCCCTGCAAAGCGAGTTTTTCCAATTGATCAACTGGATAGTGGCTGCTGCCGGCAATGCAGGCATTCAGGTGCCGGCGACTTTCGTCGGCAGCCTGTTGTTTTTTGCCTTGATCCTGGTCTTTCAGGTTGGCTACTCGCTCATGGTGAACATCCAGGCGCATTTTGCCAAAATTGACAAGAATTTGCTCGTCTCGCTCTTTGGTTACGGGGTTATACCTCTTATTCTCGGCGGTTATATGGCCCTGCATCTGGAATTTTTTGTCGGTGGTGCCGGTAGAATTGTCCCCAATATTCAGGCGCTGTTCGACATGAAGCACTCTTACGACAATCTTCGCTTGATCAGTGTCGATAGTACCGAGGTCCTGCAGATACTCACCGTGCTAGGCGGGCTTTTTGCGTCTCTTTATGTAACTTACAAGGTTACCGAACGGACATTGGCCGGAGGGCATGTGACATCTAAGATCCTGGCGCTGCCCTTTACCTTTCTCATTATTCTTGCCGCGCTCTTTATGTTTATAGTGTAG